The following DNA comes from Miscanthus floridulus cultivar M001 chromosome 5, ASM1932011v1, whole genome shotgun sequence.
gaaaggaaaaatagagaccgaGTAGGGATATGgcttgggtattggtgggtgtaagaggttgtgtcctgcggccaacggggcatagctcggttatactattttccctgtctgtgtcggttaaggaccggccgttgcattggacgctaggcaagtcacatatttattatcccgagcacatacttgtgtatgggcgcagggatggcttgttgctctcttatcgtgggtttcaGCTCTTTTCCGAACCGACTGTCAGGCTAGTTttaggtggaggtccttgcacggcactgagtctaggactcaggtgcgggggcttggagtctcagtttggacggggacctggaccccatgataggagggcagtgggttggtcctgcttgtgcttgggatacaagcgggacatgtgttttcgaggtacctagctgggggcattgattcacgaatcgtcgacgttctggtacgacttgtctaaactctagcaccgtggtaagaactggaagatgaaagatgataaaagaaaatctaattgcttaccacctgcttgaaagtagcacatgtgcttacatagaatggatagttaatgaactaataccAACTACTAATAAaagtgaatataaggacgcacgcttagtaatgcttcctgcagatgcaataaacccataagccagatagtcttgcatatccttggagtcttttatttcctcatgtcgggtaagtcttgctgagtataattgagtactcagggttttatttccccctgttgcaggtgacaggtggatgctagagctgacccttgtgtggattcctcttggtaggctcagagaggattcctttacactgcgatcatagtctttatttataactctcactaaatgtttttataaataaaagttttataatctgttgtcatagtttatatatcaatatttcattATGTTagctatttatttccgctgtaattctgatcacatgtttctattccgttgttaacttaaattattcataactctgataacatgttcaaattctgctattataaataataaatattatactatgagGTTACATGAAaattgatgtaagaaatggttaataatgatgtaagctttattctctcatttgtgatcctgatgaagaAATTTGGATTTTCGGGTtccccttagggtgtgctcgacggaactgtgtaATTTGATGTTCTCCCTTGGTACTTagtatctaatggaagacaagtacttttgtgaggcattagattagacggttctgccatagcAGCGTGCTATGGCGCGGGAGGCAACAGTGCGATGCAGGGAGCTGGTGGCAGGACAGCGCAATAGAGCAAATGCGTGCGGCCCTAGTAGCACCGTCAATGGTGCCAGCAGCAGCACACACCGTCAATAGTAGCACCGTCAATGCGCGCCAGGCCTAGGCCACAGCGGCTAGCCAAACGCGGCTAGGCGCACGCACGTGATCGGCACGCCGGCACGCCGGCTCAGGGGCACAATAACCGCGCCTATATGAGGAAACCAACCAAGgacgtgccatgcacgctttttaaacgTCCAAATCAACTAATCGATTGGCCAAACATCCAAACCATCTTTATCATACTTTAGAGGGTACATTAGACTACTAAAATAGACCATGACACTACTCTACTTCTTAACTAATTTTTTCTACAAAAAATGATGAACAAAGCAATGTCTATCTTTTCCAAAAttcaagaaattttctaagttttgaatgactttctatttctagttgcatTTGCAAACCCTTACAAATATAAACTAGCAACATTATTTATCAACACCAAATATTTTATTGTCgtttacaaagtttgtacttttaACTTTATTTAAGTGATGCTTATATGTTTTATATTGTTTTTGTTCGACAAAAAATGGTTTACAACGCTACGTGATATAACATGATTATTGAATTAATTTTTATTTCGCATTTTCGTTAATTACGGAAATTGATCAACACTCTTTATTACATGTATTAAcgtataaacatgatgctcatgacatattgaAGTAAATGATTTACGCTGTAATATGGAGAGTGTTACACGGTGGTGCCGCAGCGAGCGTGCATGAGAACAATCCTTAAGAGTGTGACGATGTGACGGGAGTTACTTTTTGTTCCGTCACATTCGTCGTTTTATTTTAATGAATGCTATTTTTAGTTCGTGGTTCATGGTTTCGGTGGTATTCTAGAAGTAAGCAAATTTTCGACGGTATTTTAGGGCATCACACATCACACCTACCCGCTGCCTCCTTTCCCCTTTCCATCGCCGATTCCTCGCTTCTTCTCGCTAGCTCTAATTCGCTTCGAATTCCTGATTTGCCGAACCCTAGCGACGCCGACATCGTGGTGACGCCACGCGCATGGAGATCTCCTTCGAGGCGTGGGAGGGCGTGCAGCGGCACGGCCAGGACCTCGCGGACCGCCTCGCGCAGGGCTTCACGGGCCTGCTCCAGGCGCCGCCGCAGTTCCCGTGGCCCCCCGCGCCGCACAAGCGGATGCCCTTCGACATCGACCTCCCCGTCGTCCCcttcggcggcgccggcggcgggccCCACGCCCGCGGCGTCCCGGGGAAGGACTTCTTCcccttccccgccgccgccgtctcctcGGTCATCGACATCGGCGGCAGGCTGGGCCAGGCCGGCGCCGAGCTCGGGGCGTCCGTAGGCGGGGCCGTGCAGCACGCCGTGAGCCATCTGCCCGTGCCGTTCCGGAACGGCCAGATCCGCCGGCGCAAActgccgccgccatcgccgccgccgcctcaggcGCCCCTGCCCCCCGCGGCTTCGGTGGGCGAGGGGGCGGTAGGGCTCTCCGTCGAAAGGGCTGCTGTGGATAGGTGCCCcctcgaggcggcggcggccgccgccgctgcggcgACCGGGAGCGCTGCCGCATCGAGCGTCAGCGGTCATGTTGGCGGATACGATttggacgaggacgacgagggtTTCGGCTGCGATATTGGGACTCTTGGGAACTTTAAGAAGGCTAACGTATGATTTAACTCGTGCTTGCTGTTTTATGGATTTTGGCATGTCGCGCACGATTGTAGTTTAGGGCTCCTGTCGTTACAGCACTTAAATTGATGGTGTCCGGTCTAGCAACTGGTTACATGTCTCTACCATCCGATTTATTGCAATCCTCTTCCTCTCAGTTAATCACATATCCAGCGGAAGGATCTGACATTTTAATTCACACATATTTAAGCCATGACGATGATCTTCTGAATTGTCCTTTTTGTGTCAAGAAAAACCCTTAACTGAACTCACGTACATCCTAGAGATCATAGGCTCATTGCACTTATACGGTGGTACACACATGGATGTTATGTCAAAAGTTGTTCGTCAAGTACTTGAGCTAAAAAAAACTAACCTTCAACATTTTGAATCAACAAAATATTTTTTATTGGACTTGTGGATTTTGTCTTACATTTCTAATTTCTTGTCATGGTACATTGACCCAGATGATGGCATGTTGCAATATAGTACTTATCTTCTCTCTTGATTATATAGGGTACTGTAAATATGTCGGCAACATACAATACCAGGACTCAGGACATCGAGAGTTCTGTTGTTGCACGTGGGGACCTCTGGAGGCTAGAGGCATCGCGTGGCGGATCAACTTCTGG
Coding sequences within:
- the LOC136452905 gene encoding uncharacterized protein; protein product: MEISFEAWEGVQRHGQDLADRLAQGFTGLLQAPPQFPWPPAPHKRMPFDIDLPVVPFGGAGGGPHARGVPGKDFFPFPAAAVSSVIDIGGRLGQAGAELGASVGGAVQHAVSHLPVPFRNGQIRRRKLPPPSPPPPQAPLPPAASVGEGAVGLSVERAAVDRCPLEAAAAAAAAATGSAAASSVSGHVGGYDLDEDDEGFGCDIGTLGNFKKANGTVNMSATYNTRTQDIESSVVARGDLWRLEASRGGSTSGNDTSPLYLVQLGPLLFVRDSTLLLPVHLSKQHLLWYGYDRKNGVHSLCPAICSKHRRWLMMSMMCLNPIACSFMDLQFPNGQLTYVAGEGISASGFLPLFGGLLQALGKYPGETRVSFSCKNKRGTRFAPMFQWPDKSVSLGVTQPLAWKRSGLMVRPSIQVSVCPTFGGSDPGVRAEVVHSLKEELNLMCGLSCSRHPSAYTALSIGRSKWNGQVGSSGVAITLETPLNYIGRPSLSVQLNGGFEL